One genomic window of Mus musculus strain C57BL/6J chromosome 17 genomic patch of type FIX, GRCm38.p6 PATCHES MG4200_PATCH includes the following:
- the Tspo2 gene encoding translocator protein 2 yields MQLQGPVFVGVPLLGPILICMLIHQPSSRCEDERKLPWCPPHKVILLVWVTIYSVMGYASYLVWKELGGGFRWPLALPLGLYSFQLALSWTFLVLFLAADSPGLALLDLLLLYGLVASLVFIWQPINKLAALLLLPYLAWLTVTTAITYRLWRDSLCPTYQP; encoded by the exons ATGCAGCTTCAAGGACCTGTCTTTGTAGGTGTGCCCCTGCTGGGGCCCATCCTGATTTGTATGCTCATTCATCAGCCATCCAGTCGGTGTGAGGATGAGAGAAAGTTACCCTGGTGCCCACCTCACAAGGTCATATTGCTTGTGTGGGTGACCATCTACTCTGTCATGGG CTATGCCTCCTACCTGGTATGGAAGGAACTCGGAGGGGGCTTCCGGTGGCCCCTAGCACTGCCCCTTGGTCTCTACTCTTTCCAGCTGGCCCTCAGCTGGACTTTCTTGGTGCTCTTCCTGGCAGCCGACAGCCCTGGGCTG GCCCTCCTGGACCTCTTACTGCTCTATGGACTGGTAGCAAGCCTGGTGTTTATCTGGCAGCCAATCAACAAGCTGGCtgctctgctcctcctgccctACCTGGCCTGGCTCACTGTGACCACCGCCATCACCTACCGCCTGTGGAGGGACAGCTTGTGTCCAACGTACCAGCCTTAG